The Homo sapiens chromosome 6 genomic scaffold, GRCh38.p14 alternate locus group ALT_REF_LOCI_7 HSCHR6_MHC_SSTO_CTG1 genome includes a region encoding these proteins:
- the RNF39 gene encoding RING finger protein 39 isoform 1 (isoform 1 is encoded by transcript variant 1; The RefSeq protein has 1 substitution compared to this genomic sequence), translating into MDAPELGPGLVERLEQLATCPLCGGSFEDPVLLACEHSFCRACLARRWGTPPATGTEASPTACPCCGLPCPRRSLRSNVRLAVEVRISRELREKLAEPGARAGRRRGGRIPTMGCLDLPGEDMRKTWRRFEVPTSKSSNSEDDLPEDYPVVKKMLHRLTADLTLDPGTAHRRLLISADRRSVQLAPPGTPAPPDGPKRFDQLPAVLGAQGFGAGRHCWEVETADAASCRDSSGEDADDEESHYAVGAAGESVQRKGCVRLCPAGAVWAVEGRGGRLWALTAPEPTLLGGVEPPPRRIRVDLDWERGRVAFYDGRSLDLLYAFQAPGPLGERIFPLFCTCDPRAPLRIVPAES; encoded by the exons ATGGATGCGCCCGAGCTGGGCCCGGGGCTGGTGGAGCGTCTGGAGCAGCTGGCGACGTGTCCTCTGTGCGGGGGCTCCTTCGAGGACCCGGTGCTTCTGGCGTGCGAGCACAGCTTCTGCCGCGCGTGTCTGGCCCGCCGCTGGGGGACTCCGCCGGCGACCGGCACCGAGGCTTCCCCCACCGCCTGTCCCTGCTGCGGCCTGCCGTGTCCCCGCCGCAGCCTGAGGTCTAATGTGCGGCTGGCGGTGGAGGTGCGAATCAGCCGCGAGCTGCGAGAGAagctggctgagcctggggcccGTGCGGGGAGACGCCGAGGGGGGCGCATCCCCACCATGGGCTGCCTGGACCTGCCCGGAGAG GATATGAGGAAGACATGGAGACG ATTTGAAGTCCCAACATCCAAGTCATCTAATTCAGAGGATGATCTCCCTGAAGATTATCCAGTGGTCAAAAAAATGCTTCATAGACTGACAg CCGACCTGACCCTGGACCCTGGGACCGCACACCGCCGCCTGCTCATCTCCGCCGACCGCCGCAGCGTACAACTGGCCCCACCAGGGACGCCCGCGCCCCCTGACGGCCCCAAGCGCTTCGATCAGCTCCCAGCTGTGCTGGGTGCGCAGGGCTTCGGGGCCGGCCGCcactgctgggaggtggagactgcggACGCCGCCTCCTGCAGAGACTCTTCTGGGGAGGATGCGGACGACGAGGAGAGCCACTATGCAGTGGGCGCGGCCGGGGAATCAGTGCAACGCAAGGGCTGCGTAAGGCTGTGCCCTGCGGGGGCCGTGTGGGCCGTGGGGGGCCGCGGCGGCCGCCTGTGGGCCCTCACGGCACCCGAACCCACCCTGCTGGGCGGTGTTGAGCCCCCGCCGCGGCGCATTCGCGTGGACCTGGACTGGGAGCGGGGCCGCGTGGCCTTCTACGACGGCCGCTCACTCGACCTGCTTTACGCCTTCCAGGCGCCTGGCCCCCTGGGGGAGCGCATCTTCCCGCTGTTCTGCACCTGCGACCCTCGTGCTCCGCTCCGCATTGTACCAGCGGAAAGCTGA
- the PPP1R11 gene encoding E3 ubiquitin-protein ligase PPP1R11, translated as MAEAGAGLSETVTETTVTVTTEPENRSLTIKLRKRKPEKKVEWTSDTVDNEHMGRRSSKCCCIYEKPRAFGESSTESDEEEEEGCGHTHCVRGHRKGRRRATLGPTPTTPPQPPDPSQPPPGPMQH; from the exons ATGGCcgaggcaggggctgggctgaGCGAGACCGTCACTGAGACAACGGTTACCGTGACAACCGAGCCC GAGAACCGGAGCCTTACCATCAAACTTCGGAAACggaagccagagaaaaaggtaGAATGGACAAGTGACACTGTGGACAATGAACACATGGGCCGCCGCTCATCCAAAT GCTGCTGTATTTATGAGAAACCTCGGGCCTTTGGCGAGAGCTCCACGGAAAgtgatgaggaggaagaagagggctGTGGTCATACACACTGTGTACGTGGCCACCGCAAAGGACGGCGTCGTGCAACCCTAGGACCGACCCCCaccacccctccccagcctcctgaccCTTCCCAGCCCCCTCCAGGGCCAATGCAGCACTAA
- the POLR1H gene encoding DNA-directed RNA polymerase I subunit RPA12 isoform X1, whose amino-acid sequence MSVMDLANTCSSFQSDLDFCSDCGSVLPLPGAQDTVTCIRCGFNINVRDFEGKVVKTSVVFHQLGTAMPMSVEEGPECQGPVVDRRCPRCGHEGMAYHTRQMRSADEGQTVFYTCTNCKFQEKEDS is encoded by the exons ATGTCTGTCATGGACCTCGCCAATACTTGCTCCAGCTTTCAGTCGGACCTGGATTTCTGTTCAGATTGCGGCTCGGTCCTGCCTCTGCCCGGGGCTCAGGATACGGTCACCTGTATTCGCTGTGGCTTCAACATCAACGTTCGGG ACTTTGAGGGGAAGGTTGTGAAGACTTCGGTTGTGTTCCACCAACTGGGGACAGCCATGCCTATGTCGGTGGAGGAAGGGCCTGAGTGCCAGGGACCTGTG GTTGACAGGCGCTGCCCTCGATGTGGTCATGAAGGAATGGCATACCACACCAGACAGATGCGTTCAGCCGATGAAGGGCAAACTGTCTTCTACACCTGTACCAACTGCAA GTTCCAGGAGAAGGAAGACTCTTGA
- the PPP1R11 gene encoding E3 ubiquitin-protein ligase PPP1R11 isoform X8 yields the protein MRHTRKRRAGSGENRSLTIKLRKRKPEKKVEWTSDTVDNEHMGRRSSKCCCIYEKPRAFGESSTESDEEEEEGCGHTHCVRGHRKGRRRATLGPTPTTPPQPPDPSQPPPGPMQH from the exons ATGCGTCACACCCGGAAGCGGCGAGCCGGAAGTGGG GAGAACCGGAGCCTTACCATCAAACTTCGGAAACggaagccagagaaaaaggtaGAATGGACAAGTGACACTGTGGACAATGAACACATGGGCCGCCGCTCATCCAAAT GCTGCTGTATTTATGAGAAACCTCGGGCCTTTGGCGAGAGCTCCACGGAAAgtgatgaggaggaagaagagggctGTGGTCATACACACTGTGTACGTGGCCACCGCAAAGGACGGCGTCGTGCAACCCTAGGACCGACCCCCaccacccctccccagcctcctgaccCTTCCCAGCCCCCTCCAGGGCCAATGCAGCACTAA
- the RNF39 gene encoding RING finger protein 39 isoform 2 (isoform 2 is encoded by transcript variant 2): protein MDAPELGPGLVERLEQLATCPLCGGSFEDPVLLACEHSFCRACLARRWGTPPATGTEASPTACPCCGLPCPRRSLRSNVRLAVEVRISRELREKLAEPGARAGRRRGGRIPTMGCLDLPGEDMRKTWRRFEVPTSKSSNSEDDLPEDYPVVKKMLHRLTADLTLDPGTAHRRLLISADRRSVQLAPPGTPAPPDGPKRFDQLPAVLGAQGFGAGRHCWEVETADAASCRDSSGEDADDEESHYAVGAAGESVQRKGCAPGPLGERIFPLFCTCDPRAPLRIVPAES, encoded by the exons ATGGATGCGCCCGAGCTGGGCCCGGGGCTGGTGGAGCGTCTGGAGCAGCTGGCGACGTGTCCTCTGTGCGGGGGCTCCTTCGAGGACCCGGTGCTTCTGGCGTGCGAGCACAGCTTCTGCCGCGCGTGTCTGGCCCGCCGCTGGGGGACTCCGCCGGCGACCGGCACCGAGGCTTCCCCCACCGCCTGTCCCTGCTGCGGCCTGCCGTGTCCCCGCCGCAGCCTGAGGTCTAATGTGCGGCTGGCGGTGGAGGTGCGAATCAGCCGCGAGCTGCGAGAGAagctggctgagcctggggcccGTGCGGGGAGACGCCGAGGGGGGCGCATCCCCACCATGGGCTGCCTGGACCTGCCCGGAGAG GATATGAGGAAGACATGGAGACG ATTTGAAGTCCCAACATCCAAGTCATCTAATTCAGAGGATGATCTCCCTGAAGATTATCCAGTGGTCAAAAAAATGCTTCATAGACTGACAg CCGACCTGACCCTGGACCCTGGGACCGCACACCGCCGCCTGCTCATCTCCGCCGACCGCCGCAGCGTACAACTGGCCCCACCAGGGACGCCCGCGCCCCCTGACGGCCCCAAGCGCTTCGATCAGCTCCCAGCTGTGCTGGGTGCGCAGGGCTTCGGGGCCGGCCGCcactgctgggaggtggagactgcggACGCCGCCTCCTGCAGAGACTCTTCTGGGGAGGATGCGGACGACGAGGAGAGCCACTATGCAGTGGGCGCGGCCGGGGAATCAGTGCAACGCAAGGGCTGC GCGCCTGGCCCCCTGGGGGAGCGCATCTTCCCGCTGTTCTGCACCTGCGACCCTCGTGCTCCGCTCCGCATTGTACCAGCGGAAAGCTGA
- the RNF39 gene encoding RING finger protein 39 isoform X1 gives MCGWRWRCESAASCERSWLSLGPVRGDAEGGASPPWAAWTCPERFEVPTSKSSNSEDDLPEDYPVVKKMLHRLTADLTLDPGTAHRRLLISADRRSVQLAPPGTPAPPDGPKRFDQLPAVLGAQGFGAGRHCWEVETADAASCRDSSGEDADDEESHYAVGAAGESVQRKGCVRLCPAGAVWAVGGRGGRLWALTAPEPTLLGGVEPPPRRIRVDLDWERGRVAFYDGRSLDLLYAFQAPGPLGERIFPLFCTCDPRAPLRIVPAES, from the exons ATGTGCGGCTGGCGGTGGAGGTGCGAATCAGCCGCGAGCTGCGAGAGAagctggctgagcctggggcccGTGCGGGGAGACGCCGAGGGGGGCGCATCCCCACCATGGGCTGCCTGGACCTGCCCGGAGAG ATTTGAAGTCCCAACATCCAAGTCATCTAATTCAGAGGATGATCTCCCTGAAGATTATCCAGTGGTCAAAAAAATGCTTCATAGACTGACAg CCGACCTGACCCTGGACCCTGGGACCGCACACCGCCGCCTGCTCATCTCCGCCGACCGCCGCAGCGTACAACTGGCCCCACCAGGGACGCCCGCGCCCCCTGACGGCCCCAAGCGCTTCGATCAGCTCCCAGCTGTGCTGGGTGCGCAGGGCTTCGGGGCCGGCCGCcactgctgggaggtggagactgcggACGCCGCCTCCTGCAGAGACTCTTCTGGGGAGGATGCGGACGACGAGGAGAGCCACTATGCAGTGGGCGCGGCCGGGGAATCAGTGCAACGCAAGGGCTGCGTAAGGCTGTGCCCTGCGGGGGCCGTGTGGGCCGTGGGGGGCCGCGGCGGCCGCCTGTGGGCCCTCACGGCACCCGAACCCACCCTGCTGGGCGGTGTTGAGCCCCCGCCGCGGCGCATTCGCGTGGACCTGGACTGGGAGCGGGGCCGCGTGGCCTTCTACGACGGCCGCTCACTCGACCTGCTTTACGCCTTCCAGGCGCCTGGCCCCCTGGGGGAGCGCATCTTCCCGCTGTTCTGCACCTGCGACCCTCGTGCTCCGCTCCGCATTGTACCAGCGGAAAGCTGA